In Danio rerio strain Tuebingen ecotype United States chromosome 18, GRCz12tu, whole genome shotgun sequence, the genomic window ATCTTAAGCTTTGCTCCAAAGATGAACAAAGATCTTATGAGTTTGGAACGACccaagggtgagtaattaataacaattaacattttgggtaaactaaccctttaatttcAGAAACTACAAAATGCAGGGAATCTGCTATTACACAATTTTGATGCAAGTAACATAAAGCATGTAAAGTTAGAGGAAACATCTGTTCATCAAACAGTAATAAAGAAAACAGAAGTAGATTGTGAGTCTTCACCTCAGCCTTCATACTGTGAGACTGGAAGAACACCGCCTCCTTGTGGCCACATCTGAAAAACACAgattcattagaaaaaaatcagCTTTAGTGAAAGTTTATGGCAGATGCAGGAATATCATTATCAATAAACGTCTATGTCAAGACACGTTTGGAACGCACTTTGGGCACGGGTGGTCCTCTGTTCGAGGCAGTGTTGGATCCTGAGCCACATCTGCAATAATCTGAGTGAGTTCACTAGGAGAGAAGAGAGAAGTTAGAGCAGTCTAGAAAATATACATGCAAGAAACTCTTCAAACAACAAACATCATATAATATCTGACTCTAGTCAGAGTTCAGTGTTGTGGGAGGTATTTTCAGCTTGAATAGTTTTTTTGTCCACTAACCCTTTATTCTTTAGTGAGATAAGAATTGGTAAATTACATTCATAACCAATATGGTTTGTTGCTTttgatacaaaaaaaatacaccCTCAGATTTCAAATGCTGTCCACTATATTCTACAAGGGAaattatggaacaaaatcaatgccaaaagtatttaattaaaaagcttgttgaatagcacaaactgaaaaaataatacacagaaTAAACAAGTGCTTGGATTCTAATCATGTGAACAGCCAGGGTTTGTATCTTTAGGTCCTGatatttaacatatctgtttatttaagctgtgaatatttcaactaaaaacatttaaaacactttttcatACTTATAAgtgtatttattcatattcaatTAGCAAAATTCAcctacaaaatattcaatactgtttaaaaataagacatataatattcaaaatatttaatactGTCTAAAAATAAGACATAATAttcaatactgtttaaaaataagatgtataatatttaaaatattcaatacgATTTAAAAATAAGACATAatgttcaatactgtttaaaaataAGACATAATAttcaatactgtttaaaaataagacgtataatatttaaaatattcaatacgatttaaaaataaaacataatatttaatactgtttaaaaataagacgtataatatttaaaatattcaatacgATTTAAAAATAAGACATAATATTTAATACTGTTTAAAAATAAGAcgtataatattcaaaatattcaaTATATGCTTTCCCGAATGTAACGTCGGATCTTAACAATCAAATTtgaaccactgaatttatggaagcgaattttgaattgaaataaaatgaactgaaaacagCCTTCTGAATATTAGACATCACATTTGTAAacagtattgaatattttgtaagtgaaatctggtaATTGGATATGAACTCAATGAAAAGTGCAACAACTGTGTCTCTAAGCATTACTAACCATGCCTCTGATGTGACCGAAAACTGTCACCAGTATAAAACAAAGCTTACATTGATAGACTGGCATTTAGACCATTACCTCAATCTAGTGAATCACCATCTCTGAATAATTCATAAAGCAAGACACTCACTCAACCTCATGGGTGATTTTGTTCACATAGATGCAGCTGTTGTCAGCTTCCTGCTGATAGTCACAGTTTCTGCACTGAAATACAACATACCAATGAAGATTCTGTCATGTAAGATCTTCCCATTTCAAACACTGTTAAACCACAATCGTCAGCatctttaaaggaatagttcacctaaatattttaataagagTTTCATCTTCTTTATTGAATGCAAAAGGAGATATTCTGAAgcatgttggaaaccggtagccaCTGatcatggtatttgtttttcttcctactatgaaagtcatcaacaaatttttaataattcttcttttgtcttcaacttCAAACTCGTAACGGTttgaaagggtgagtaaatagagtAAATGGTGATTttaattaaggtaaagttggctttGAATTCACACTTTAAGACCTTcaccttatttttttatcatttcagaaaagtgttctttgctaattccaaatagggaaatcatattagcagtcaatgactatcaaagtacaacactgttcagtcaattaaatagtgctaatgttgttttgaagtcatgctgAGTTATATGGATatgcgatttcagaccgaatattcagtcAGAGGTTGTCACCATTTAAAAATAAACgattgtgcgaatataaaaccaactttacctcaatgtttaAAATGGCGTCAATTTTCATTTCTAAGTGAACTATGCCTTTGATTAACAggttcatttctgtttatttataacCATATGCATGTTTCTGCATCAAGAATTAAATATAACGTTAGTCATTCATTGTAAATGCTTCAACATTTACGAATAAATAATTCACAAAATCAACATTAACATAATAACAGCTGACTTACAGCATAGAGCAGGATGCGGTTTTCTTTATCTTCTTTGGGATACAGCATGTTATTACTGGGAAGAGAGAGATATTGACATCAAAACAAACATCACATCAGGATCATACTTGCTCTCAGCACCAAACTCATTTCAACTCACCATTCCTGACAGAACCTGATGCCCACGAAACCAGGTTCATAGTTTCCTCCCTCCAGATCCATGATTTGGTTGCTGAAACTTTGTAATAAAAGCTTAAGAGCTGACAACGAGGACTAATCCTTCTCTACTCCGTTGAAATGACTGGCAATAGTGTGTGCGCATGCGCGGTCTCTGTAAATGCTGCGCAGAAAATTCACAGCGCCTCTCAGTGGCGGAGGTCAAAAacttttgttcattcgttcattccttcatttatctTCCTTCAGCTAAGCTAGTCCTTAAACTTCtagtagtatctggatgcagtctttatgatgcaagcttagattgcatcactcaacgatgcagtgtcagacacaatACACGGAGTAACGTCCCTGTGactggtagggttaggggtggggttaggtgataaaaagcattggatacagctcattgcactgcaccaggtctgcatccagacccctcttgaggtcgccacagcggaatgaaccgccaacttttccagcatatgttttacacagcagatgtccttccagctgcaacccagaactggaaaacacccatacacatgcacacacttatacactaaaaGCACTACATTAAGTtacactacaatacaatacaatagcaCAACATTCATATGAATTTGAATTATAAAATCATTTCAGTTCATGTGAATCTTACAGTTGACACTTCATTCATTATTCTCTATTTAGACTATATTCAACTTTAGAATGATGGATGTTAAACAATAAACCTTAATGACCTCCTGGAGTTACATGCAGTTTCTTACTATAAACAACTGCAACCACAGCAAACAGAGAATAATTATTACAACGTACAAATGCATAGACTTAATTCGCATAGACTCCCAAATTACTTTTTTGTGTTCacagaaaaagttttttttaatattactgacatataattaattaatttatataataatatatattttgtgttaattaattaatttatgttagAAAGGAAGAAATAGAGcagcatggtgactcagtggagagcacaatcgcctcacaggcagaaggtcactggtttgagcctcggctgtgtcagttggcatttctgtgtggagtttgcatgttcttcccatgttggtaggggtttcctctgggtgtactggtttcccctacagtctaaaaccctgcgttacaggtgaattgtgtaggctaaattgtctgtagtgtaataCTAATACTGTAATAATGTAGTGTAATACAAATACTACTGATATATATTCAATTTCTTGtaagattagtccctttattaatccggggtcaccacagccaaccgccaacttatccagcaagttttttttttttttttttacgcagcggatgctcttccagccgcaacccatctctaggaaacatccacacagacattcacacacacacttatacactacggacatattagcctacccaattcacctgtattgcatgtttttggactgtgggggaaaccggagcacccggaggaaacccatgcgaaggcaggtagaacatgcaaactccacacagaaacgccaactgacccgaggttcgaaccagcgatcttcttgctgtgaggcgacagcactacctactgcgccactgcctcgtccaCTActgatatataattattatatttaatttacattataatatatattgtaaatgggctaataattctgactttaactgtataaaatggggatactcatcccgaggtcctcagattatgcggagtcactgattggatccaagaccagcgacgagatgatcccaaggattccatatccgggaccaggccatatcctgagctgccgctgcgctgatggtcgtgggttgtggagaacatgtgtctgattccagcgacgctccagggacagacgagtcttcgctgaggccatcttccagcctccaccgcggtgactgaagctctgcacaagacttttggccagcggagaaattaaaatggtcgtgcccaactgagtctggttctctcaaggttttttttcttcactcccatcaggtgaagttttttttccctctccgctgtcgccactgcctcgcatggttcaggattggtagagcaacgcatcgatgaatttgctcttcagtgtttgaactctcagtaatgattaaatcacactgaactgagctaaactgaactgaacttaaacactaaaaactgaactacactgttccagttactatgaccatttatgtgaagctgctttgacacaatctatatatatatatatatatatatatatatatatatatatatatatagtgttaattaattaattaatttatgttaagTAAAAAAGTAATCTAATGTCTAAATTCGCTCCAAAAATGtaaagttaaaaatataaattaaaaattatgttaaaataaaattaattacagtaattcacTCAGATTAATGAAtcccaaataaataatttacgaTTACAATTAAAAAGCTTAAACAAccaaatctaaatatttaatttgttcatGTCCATGTTAATGTGACCATTAATACACATCAGAGAACTTTCACCATAtgaatgtattacattttttcaTCTTGCAAAAAAAGAAGCTAATTTCTGcattacacaaacaaacaacatcaTTATACCTCAAAATGCCAATGATATTGTCAGTGTTTCCCaggttttaaatatgttttgtcaGATAAAATTTAGATTTAAACTTACAAGAGAAAACAGAACAATTAGAGTGAATtgacacataatattttactgccATCGTAAAATATGtaatccataaaaagtaactgtaatcTGATTATGAGCATGGTAAAATGTAACTAATTACTACATTTAGTTACAATCTGATTACATAATCCAGATTAGCTGTCAGTTACCctgcttttaatattttatacattgtacaatatattacaataattGTACAATATTAATGAGTCAAAGGTTGATCGTGTTTCAATTCATACGATTTTAAGGCAAGACACTATCaacacccacatagcaaaatttctcttgCCCAGCTCTGGCACAGACAATCAGCACAGACACAATGCTTAACCCACAGgccacagtgaattacggtacatgattggaccaagtctggcttccatacaagggccAAATATGGATCAGCCAAGTTAACAAcacataactgggcctgaactgcaTGGATCAGATACgttggtgtgtcatgactgcAATGATTTTGATTTCGCATTTCGCTTTATGTCTGTGCTTTTTCTCGGTGACCCGTtaggtagaatttttttctttactcaaaaataatttaaaagtattttaaaagtgggtcaaaatAGGCCAAATTTACGTGTCACACACATAAATCTggtccaaatactacatttgatatctgccCCAAGTCTTGTGTCCTGCTTTAAAGATGGTGGCACTTCAGCCATACcctttggcccacatgctgttcGCCAGTGCTGGACGAATGCCTACTatgctttatgccaaatctgcgCCTGAATTATTTGCTAACTGGGCATTCTCAATCCACAGAAATTAGTGACAAACATTTATGACCACAAGGTGGAGACAAAGTCAATTTGACCGGAAAACATATTCAAAAATCTGCTCTCCAGATGGTGGACAGAGTCTctccacacacagaaacaaataCATGCAAACTGCCTTCCACAATAATCTGTAAGACTTAATCAAATTAATGTGTCAAACACATAGACGCACTCTTATTCCATCAGTAAAGACATACTAGAAAAAGGGAGAAGCACTTGAAAAGAACAAACATCCAATCGCTATTTCTGGAGTGCCATCACATAAATGGGACCCAGAACCCCTGCTGGTGCAGCGCCTGTTGTGAGCTCACATTTGGTGCACGGCTGTTGTCCAACACAGTTCAGACCACATGAAAAAgaaggatttatttttttttaaaactatggtGACAAGCTGAAAACAAGGCAAGAAAGTCCAAAACATCCATGTGCAAACCAGTGATGTCCTTTCAGTATCTTCCAAACATGAAGAACTATTTCATTTTTCCCTTTAGGAGAGATAAAGACACTTGACTGCAAAAATTCATTTGTTAGGAATTGTGaacattacaaaacattatgacattttaaaaaaatttggtTTTACAAACATTATAAATGCGCACTGTATAAAAAAAGATCTTGTCCTGGCAGAAAATTACAACATATTCTGTATATACATACCGTGAGAAAATAAGTAATGAACAAGTCACGTTTTTTtcttgggaataatatttctaaaggagctgctgacatgGAATAAAAccagatattaaaataaaatatcttctgAGAAATTCTgagaaactttaaaataaaataaaaaaaattaataaataaaaatctgaaaaatgagttgtctgtaataacaatgaaacGACAGAAGGAGAaagcactgaactactgaaaattatttataaaaggtGATGTATTTTTTGGTAACGGCAGCTTAAAgttgcctctcatatggagaatgaagtcacatgaattgctctggtgtgatttttttttctcagacttcaacagagtaaaacattcttgatggttctgtgggtctcgtctatcaaatctgatcttttttttgtattctctattggattcaggtcaggtgattggctgggccattctacagcttgatttttattttctctgaaagcatttaagtgtttccttggctgtgttttggatcatttctagcaggcacacaacatcataagacatattaggttagatttaggtcgtgacgccaagtgaccaaaattcaatgtctagccatcgtctaaggacaacgttattttgacttccaataatgacgtcaaattacattgatatatggttggttttaggttgtgttggaaagtgaccaaaatccaatgtctgatagatgtcatagtggtaacgtcctcACAACGTCAAGGTTTAACATGAATAAACGACATTTGGTTGATTAGACATTGGACAATGATGTCgccctgacgttgggttctgacttcaacctgattttcatttccaaacaaaatccaacgtccccacaacgttggggtacattGGGgcacaacgtcaatatgacgtcatgttgacctcCTGTGCCTGCAgagttgtcttgctgaaatgtccaccctggttttatccTCATCATGAGTCCATGTTAGACTGAGAAGCAGCTAACATTATATTACAATGAGGAAGGACAGAGGGTTGCTGGATAACTACTGAtgtcagctgctgtctggactttcactgcctttctacgcctccctttcttcatgtgtacAATACTTTTCCCTTGtgtgatttcattttattacacataacttcatttgtaaaccaattagttttgttttatttgcatatatgaaTTTGTTTAGTTgataccaacatctggtgaacatttcaagtcaagggcacctttagaaatatgttttctgagaaaaatggtgacatgttcaatactttttccccgCTGTATGTGTAACGGTACATGTGTTAGTCCTGAAGCATCACAGTATGGGGGTGAAGGGTCAGTTCATGCTGTCCCATGGCAAATACAGTGCCCAGAAGTTCTGCCATGTTGCCATTGATAACTTGCTAAACAAGTTTGCAATACTAGTCCCGCACATCTATCAATCGCATTTACATGGAAAAACTATGGAAATATAATCttgtgtgcatgtgcttgtgtgCATGTGAGTTCTTTCTCTACACTAACAAGCCTAAttagttgactgaactaaatgaattgagtaaactcgttgcctcaatttaattgagtaatggagtctcccaaaacttgcatatttaagtttatttaacttgccggttttgtagactatGCTTACATTTTTCAGTTCACCAAATTTACTAATAGtttctttgcatatatattttatttcttagatGGAAAATATGCTGATTTAAAGAACAATGTACCCAAAATAAAGTTAAGAAATCTCAATATCTTTGAAACttctttcaaaacaaaacaaaagtcttaAGGTCGTTTCCTTAAGTTAAgcgtaaaataataataataataataataaaacctggTCCCTGATtcggagtaaaaaaaaaaaccttgagtgcGTTGACATATGTTGATCTTTTTTTGCGTTGATTTAACAACTTACAGATAATTGAGGAATGGAACTTCATAATGATGGTATCCAAAATGTCAAATCTTATTCAGACAGCATACcaatacattttacaaacattcatTTATCCGGACAATAAGGAAGTCCTTAGGCGAAGCTTAAAACGCAAGGTTTCCCAACTAGGACTTTACAatacaaacagttttttttatacattctAGGTGTCTGACCAGCACCCTCTAGTGCCCTGTAGTTCCATTAGAGCAGCATTTTTATTTCCAATATTCCATGGATAACAAAACATGACAGACATTTCATTCTGTTATAATATATAACAGAGAATAAGAGATATAAGAATGCCTTAGtactcccaccagtgccgatatacagccatattgcactgctacacgtgtgatattgcgtttatacagtttgacggcataattgtgtatatcaaaaatggagagtctcaaaaacccttttgtatgaggaactactttcttctgcattggattcaaatcataagctgacagttaaacagctgagcatgcatattttaaactttagatctgtagtgtctgctttttgctggctgtgtgtgggcggagtaatacacaaagggtaaagaggctgtacgagtgctgatattacttaaatatcacagctatcagccaatcagattcgaaaaccagacagaaccgttgtataaatataaattcgAAAAAAAAGCATGGGCAATTTAGACTTCAGTGTACAAAGACTTTTAGGGTTAGGTTTAGGCGTAGGGATTTGATATAGATTATACTTGGATTACTCCAATCTTCAGATAGCCTCCCACACCTCCGCTCCACCTATGTATAGATCTGCTATGTGGGATTCACATATGTTAAGTTTGCAGCAGCAAATTTATATTCAGTGTTATATTTTCAGACAGCATGTTCGTGAATATACTGGAGAAGCAAATCTCAGCTTACTCAGCACTgccaagaccaaacacatcaaTATTATCATATACATATTCATTACTATACTAAATCTCTTATAGAGCAGTCATAACAAAGATAAACATAAAGCACATTTATTTAgttctgtaattttattaaatgtactgccaatcaatcaatcaatcaatcaatcaatcaatcaatcaatcaatcaatcaattgatcGATCTAGAATTTTTAAATAGAGACCCTGAGTTCCTCAGTGTTTATTTCTAATGGAATATGTTGTTCTGGTGAATTTTTGTCAGGACATGATCCATTTGATCCACTGATCTGTCCAAACTTGACACTGCAGTATGTTACATAATCATAAACTCTTATACTACACCTTtgctcttcttttctttttcccagATTTCAGCTCCTTTCCACTTGTCAAAATGGCACCGAATGTTTCCGTGGACATGCGTGTTGAAACTTCAATTTTAATTGAAGGTAATTTTGctgtaaaataagattaaaaacaaattatatccTCATTTCAATGAAGTATATATCTAACCACACATCACAATGAATTTTACCTGTGAAACTCTAATACTGCGATACTTAAATAATTAACCAACACTTATGTAATTACTAGGCACTTTATTTAGGAGATTCTGATCTTTTGCAAACAACAAAAGTATGTTTCTAACACTGGTGTGATAAATCTTCCCAGCaaccattttttgtttttaaaagacatCTAACAGATGTGTAAtggacatctaaacatagtcatcttgccTAAAATTagactaaatttgggctgtcagtgaaaatctaatagacgtctaagaataggccaaaactagactacaGAGGTGAATGACacctagttttgggctattcttagatgtctattagattttcactgacagctgaagtttagccttgttttagccaagctgtctatgtttagatgtctattagacgtttatttaacacaaaattatTGGCTGGGTTCTAAAGCTGTAAAAGCCATAGTTTGTGTGAGTTAGAATAACTCTGACTTGTCATAATGCTTTCAAACTGTTgattttttgtggatctgactgCTTTCATTTGTTAGTACAATTTGTGAGTCAGTTTAGATAAAAAATCATTTGAGAATTGAATAAGAGTAAGTTTTactgtattatattacattaaatacatttttattaataatcagAGGATGATCAAATCTTCTTTAATCACATTAGGATGAGAAATTTTCCTTTCGAGGATGAACTAATCATATAAGTTGAGCTGGTGAATGGTGCATCAGTAACTTTACACTTCATGTGTGTGAAACCACAAATCTGTGCGTGAGGGCAGAGTTGCCATGTTCCATCAAAAATTTCCATCACATTAACTTTCACACCTGCTTGTCTCTCTCTCAGGGCCTCTGAAATCATTTTCCCACCGTCCTCTCCGATGTGATTTTCACCAAGGTCCAGTTCGGTCAGCTGACTGGAGAATTTTACTAGACTGAAAGACATTTATAGATGCATACAGTAGAATTAAACAGCTCGTACAGTATATGTAGTTTATGTTATGTTCTCCCCAAGAGCATTACTTGATGGATTAGGATGAACAATTAAGACATATGGTAAAACATTTCCCACTGTGGCTAAAACACACTAATATCAAGCGTCTAAAAGACTATTAACAAAAACTTGTTGAGAAACAGTAAAAGCTGTAAACAATTGCAATAGGATGTTGTTTTTATCAGtgacgtttacatggacatcagtaatcgactTATTtgacttaatctgaataagacaatatcaTGATTAAgctgtttacatgagttgcattttgaatgttcctttcatgatcccattaTACATTTTATAGTCATTGCGTCACTGCGCTGTCCACATTTCCTGTAGTTTCATgttattttgggtgtttcatttttaatttgtcgactttaacgaCAGTTTGggactttcattttcattcagaagcatttcatgcatgcccccgtgacaaacgagatgtAGGATGAACTGCTGAAGCTGTATGGGAAAAATCCTCCGCGTTTTGCGATgcgggtgtctgtggtccttcactgactcaatAGGTACAGAGAATAGTGTtcaacagctgtgtgtgtatagactatcctgtcacaaaatgcggcgaaaaatcctacacgacgataATAGATGATTGCGgtttttacatgtctgtactgaactcccataatgtgactaaaataggCACACTCCACTTGAGTAAAAacaatttgatttctgtttagttagaTTATTACCCTAATCTgtttaagttaattaaaaatagctgtttacatggtagactcttaatcggagtattgtcttaatcatattaaaatccgGATTATTAGTGGTTATGTAAACATACAGTACAAAAAAGGTCAAAAAATCAGTTCAAATAGATCCATTTCTGGTTCCCTTATAATGTGATCCAATGTGTTTGTGCCAAAAGCAGTCATATTTGGTTGTTCATAAAGTCTGTTTACCTGATGGTTATATTTGCAACACATGCGGTCAGCTCATTCATGACCAAGTCAAATTCAAATGGATGGAGGAAATGTGGGATCTCAAAATCAGCtgattttacaattaaaatacacttactggccactttattaggtacaccttactagttacAGGTTGGAACCCCCTTTTGTTTTCTTAATccattgtggcatagattcaacaaggtactggacacattcctcagagatttttggtccatattgacatcatagcatcatgcagttgcttcagatttgtcggct contains:
- the polr2i gene encoding DNA-directed RNA polymerase II subunit RPB9: MDLEGGNYEPGFVGIRFCQECNNMLYPKEDKENRILLYACRNCDYQQEADNSCIYVNKITHEVDELTQIIADVAQDPTLPRTEDHPCPKCGHKEAVFFQSHSMKAEDAMRLYYVCTAPHCGHRWTE